From a region of the Paenibacillus sp. R14(2021) genome:
- a CDS encoding stalk domain-containing protein translates to MKSLKLMLMLSLLLLPFTNAVIQQASAESASEQLVLKIGSTAMVHNGSPYKSAQPVTAINGTTFIPFSSIAARYGYTISYDPKKKESVAKNGTHELRFKISSGFAALDGVAVKLKGVPFIQNGYLMVPLRSWGELMESSVSVVGKTITLQWSSVVIPKKPTADFEVQPAEIYAGQTTVSYIDHSTNATGLPFVDERWDGKMDVFPQAGTYVVSRQVEDSNGTWSDPYSVTVVVKPPNLPPVADFKTEKSQYRIGEDILYTNLSTDDENAIVRSTFTGNAPVFFEAGEKTVTLEVQDRHGLISTITKTVTVTNEVLYTSDEYYRLKTGIGNVFSIDGNSVLNVPAYQYSIQPESSQMVRSNSPETLLQEGIAYEAQLTGQVRFMFHNLNKIGYPVRMYLLATNNNGTPVNLNTSSMGIGGPDPYVSNTGKLSTVRYLTSLINNPTPKWISVRPHQTVEILPEISKTPMKPNEVLSAYADVFSDQELQFQIVVVAADKNAIAELPNLTVMPRDGIHVRGTFYNADRTIDIEDTLGSTPQRVMLGDKTIDKYLDGIDDTTGQLQYNTGNFGVLYQMHLPHVAPRTLIALNARGGLYTGAFVINGQVVQVANNMALTSNAQAAVLYRTGDSEESVDIVFTLASGSNMPVAMLFLPLPEVRW, encoded by the coding sequence ATGAAATCATTGAAGTTGATGTTAATGTTATCGCTCTTATTGCTGCCTTTTACGAATGCCGTAATCCAGCAGGCCTCTGCGGAGAGCGCCTCTGAGCAGCTGGTACTAAAGATTGGAAGCACCGCCATGGTACACAACGGGAGCCCTTACAAGTCGGCGCAGCCCGTGACGGCGATCAATGGCACGACCTTTATTCCATTTAGTTCGATCGCAGCCCGTTATGGGTATACAATCTCGTATGATCCCAAGAAGAAAGAGTCCGTTGCGAAGAACGGCACACACGAGCTTCGTTTCAAAATTTCCAGCGGCTTTGCCGCCCTCGACGGCGTGGCCGTGAAGCTGAAAGGCGTCCCGTTCATTCAAAACGGATACCTGATGGTGCCGCTGCGTTCCTGGGGTGAGCTGATGGAGAGCTCCGTATCGGTCGTCGGCAAAACCATTACGTTACAATGGTCAAGCGTCGTCATCCCAAAGAAGCCGACGGCGGACTTCGAGGTCCAACCAGCGGAAATTTACGCGGGTCAGACCACGGTTAGTTATATTGATCATTCCACGAATGCGACAGGATTGCCGTTCGTGGATGAGCGCTGGGACGGCAAGATGGATGTATTCCCTCAAGCGGGAACGTACGTCGTCTCAAGACAGGTGGAAGACAGCAACGGTACGTGGAGTGATCCCTATTCCGTCACGGTGGTCGTTAAACCGCCGAATCTGCCGCCTGTAGCGGATTTCAAGACAGAGAAGAGCCAGTACCGGATCGGTGAAGATATTCTGTACACGAATCTGAGTACGGATGACGAGAACGCGATCGTTCGCAGCACGTTTACCGGGAATGCGCCTGTGTTTTTCGAAGCAGGGGAGAAGACCGTAACATTGGAAGTCCAAGACCGTCATGGACTCATCTCCACGATTACGAAAACCGTCACGGTGACGAACGAAGTGCTGTATACGAGCGATGAGTATTATCGCTTGAAAACCGGCATCGGCAATGTCTTCTCGATCGATGGTAATTCCGTGCTTAACGTGCCGGCTTACCAATATTCGATCCAGCCGGAATCGTCGCAGATGGTACGCAGCAACAGCCCGGAAACACTGCTTCAGGAAGGCATCGCCTATGAAGCGCAGCTGACCGGTCAAGTTCGCTTCATGTTCCATAATTTGAATAAAATCGGGTATCCGGTTCGCATGTACTTGCTTGCCACCAACAACAACGGTACGCCGGTAAACTTGAATACGAGCTCCATGGGCATCGGCGGACCGGATCCGTACGTGTCGAATACAGGGAAGCTGTCGACGGTTCGTTATTTAACGTCGCTTATTAACAATCCGACGCCTAAGTGGATCTCGGTCCGTCCTCATCAAACGGTTGAAATTTTGCCTGAAATTTCGAAAACACCGATGAAGCCGAATGAAGTGCTCAGTGCTTACGCGGATGTGTTCAGCGACCAGGAGCTGCAATTCCAAATCGTGGTCGTGGCTGCGGATAAGAATGCCATCGCGGAGCTGCCGAATTTGACGGTTATGCCTCGTGACGGCATCCATGTCAGAGGCACGTTCTACAACGCCGACCGTACCATCGATATTGAAGATACGCTTGGCAGTACGCCGCAGCGGGTCATGCTCGGCGACAAGACGATTGATAAGTACTTGGACGGCATTGACGATACGACCGGCCAATTGCAGTACAATACAGGCAACTTTGGCGTACTGTACCAAATGCATCTGCCGCATGTGGCACCGCGGACATTGATTGCGTTAAATGCGCGAGGCGGGCTGTATACGGGGGCGTTCGTCATTAATGGCCAGGTGGTGCAAGTGGCCAACAATATGGCGCTGACCAGCAATGCACAGGCTGCAGTCCTGTACCGTACAGGAGATAGCGAAGAGTCAGTCGATATCGTGTTTACGCTCGCATCGGGCAGCAACATGCCGGTTGCGATGTTGTTCCTGCCGCTGCCGGAGGTTCGCTGGTAG
- a CDS encoding Gfo/Idh/MocA family protein, producing MSKPPIRIGIIGSGGIAHAHVRQYKQLPNVEIVAVADVIPGKAKQFVDSLELTNAQAFDDHRSMLDLEFEGVSICTPNVSHHSTTVDALRAGKQVLLEKPMSVTLAEAVDMVQVSKSTGNMLTIGFQPRYDPNMKLVQDIVQSGKLGNIYYVETGGGRRRGMPGGTFISKALAGAGAMADIGCYSLDMALNALGYPRPLTVSAYTSNHFGTNPIHHPEASKFEVEDFGVALVRFENDLVLQFKISWAMHMDSLGSTMFLGSEAGLKVNPFGTGNWSGVWDGKVGNMTLFHDFMGQPTSTPVPVIEHSKDLFFEKVRDFVDAVSEGRPAPIPGEQIMIQQAIIDGVLRSAELRREVSIELPY from the coding sequence ATGAGCAAACCCCCTATTCGAATCGGAATCATCGGCAGCGGAGGCATCGCGCATGCGCATGTCCGGCAATACAAACAACTTCCAAATGTAGAAATTGTCGCTGTAGCCGACGTCATTCCGGGCAAGGCGAAGCAATTTGTGGATTCGCTTGAATTAACGAACGCGCAAGCTTTCGACGATCACCGCAGTATGCTGGATCTGGAGTTTGAAGGCGTCAGCATCTGTACGCCTAACGTCTCCCATCACTCGACTACGGTAGATGCGCTGCGGGCAGGCAAGCAGGTACTGCTGGAGAAGCCGATGTCGGTAACCCTAGCGGAAGCCGTCGATATGGTGCAAGTATCCAAGTCGACCGGCAATATGCTGACAATCGGCTTCCAGCCGCGCTATGACCCCAACATGAAGCTTGTGCAGGATATCGTTCAATCCGGTAAGCTCGGCAACATCTATTATGTTGAAACCGGCGGAGGCCGCAGACGCGGCATGCCGGGCGGCACCTTCATCAGCAAGGCGCTTGCCGGAGCCGGCGCTATGGCCGATATCGGCTGCTATTCGCTCGATATGGCATTGAACGCGCTCGGCTATCCGCGCCCGCTGACGGTTTCTGCGTATACATCCAACCATTTCGGAACGAATCCGATCCACCACCCGGAAGCGAGCAAATTCGAAGTCGAGGATTTTGGCGTTGCGCTCGTTCGCTTCGAGAATGATCTGGTGCTTCAATTCAAAATTTCATGGGCGATGCATATGGATTCCCTCGGCTCCACGATGTTCCTCGGCTCGGAGGCAGGACTGAAGGTTAACCCGTTCGGCACAGGCAATTGGTCAGGCGTATGGGACGGCAAGGTCGGCAATATGACGTTATTCCATGATTTCATGGGTCAGCCGACATCAACCCCCGTACCGGTCATCGAGCACAGCAAAGACCTGTTCTTCGAAAAGGTGCGCGACTTTGTTGATGCTGTCAGCGAAGGCCGCCCGGCTCCGATTCCAGGCGAGCAAATTATGATCCAGCAAGCGATTATCGACGGCGTTCTCCGCTCTGCAGAACTTCGCCGCGAAGTTTCGATCGAGTTGCCCTACTAA
- a CDS encoding AraC family transcriptional regulator gives MAKPFAYSPMAERNDAIDRLDIQFRWGGYGFRVLRCHLTSFSPGKIVRFHKHSEYEFHFIPRGKGTVIMEDTVYPLHEGLFYLTGPNVIHQQEADAREAMDELCLHIDIVPIKDTDPDENWGDPWERHEAESCMKALDSLPLKPHVDQYNAMNWFLTAYRAWNEGQPGAFSTIKQAIIQILLRSARMSAIPSLTFEPPSRNMNEHRFRIASQFIHDNYAQPLTLQEVAERIPISARQLQRVFKEQGEESFTAYLENYRLSQICSAIVEGNRPIEQIALEHGFASSNYLYYVFKKRFNMTPKQFRKQHTSVSEASTPAEIDKGEL, from the coding sequence ATGGCAAAACCATTTGCTTATTCGCCGATGGCTGAGCGGAACGATGCGATCGACCGGCTGGATATCCAGTTTCGCTGGGGCGGCTACGGGTTTCGTGTCCTACGCTGCCACCTGACTTCTTTTTCCCCCGGCAAGATCGTCCGTTTTCACAAGCATTCGGAGTATGAGTTTCATTTCATTCCGCGCGGCAAAGGCACCGTCATTATGGAGGATACGGTTTATCCGCTCCATGAAGGACTCTTCTACTTGACCGGTCCAAACGTCATTCATCAGCAGGAAGCGGATGCGCGCGAAGCGATGGATGAGCTCTGTCTGCACATTGATATCGTCCCGATCAAGGATACCGATCCAGACGAGAATTGGGGAGACCCATGGGAGCGGCATGAAGCGGAATCCTGCATGAAAGCGCTTGACTCTCTGCCCTTGAAGCCTCATGTCGACCAATACAACGCCATGAACTGGTTTCTGACGGCTTACCGCGCCTGGAATGAAGGACAGCCTGGCGCATTCTCGACGATCAAGCAAGCCATTATTCAAATTCTGCTTCGTTCCGCGAGAATGTCCGCCATTCCAAGCCTTACTTTCGAACCGCCTTCCAGAAACATGAACGAGCACCGGTTTCGCATCGCTTCCCAGTTTATCCATGACAATTACGCGCAGCCATTGACGCTGCAAGAGGTAGCCGAACGGATCCCGATCAGCGCAAGGCAGCTGCAGCGTGTGTTCAAGGAGCAGGGCGAGGAATCCTTTACTGCTTATTTGGAAAATTACCGGTTGTCGCAGATTTGTTCCGCCATCGTAGAAGGCAATCGACCGATTGAACAAATCGCGCTCGAGCACGGCTTTGCCAGCAGCAATTATTTGTATTACGTCTTTAAGAAGCGATTCAACATGACACCCAAACAATTCCGCAAACAGCACACTTCGGTGAGTGAGGCATCCACACCCGCCGAAATCGATAAAGGAGAGCTGTAA
- a CDS encoding efflux RND transporter permease subunit, with the protein MKGANEGMQWMTKWAFNNKAAMKLVVLMALAMGVVSYFRLPMEFLPEADNPMVTIAAIGPGYDAKSMETEVTSKLEDAVQFVKGKSLMTSSSGNGFSKIDLAFDSKTNMKEAKAEVETAIRAVQLPARVMTPYVVQFNTSMIPISWVSIGLDGVKESDREKTEKDLVNAFKSIDGAGEVSLGGKSTPSISVIPDMSKLSAKGVPFQALMGVLQGRGTAASIGEKTIDGASGNINVEANISDIDTLRKLPVAQGVTLGDVADVKLAQQQESISSLGGKNVLMLTISKTANANAVKVGDEVQSTVDRLSKSYKGVEIKVLSSTSEQVVHSVNSMLREVLMGALFATVVILLFMRNIRATLVTIVSIPLSLGITLYLLQVSGVTLNIITLGGVAVAVGRLVDDSIVVIENIYRRLQKESFSVQLIMDATKEVATAITSSTLVTVAVFLPMGLLRGSLQAFLLPFALTVTYSLLSSLLVALTVVPILSAVLLRNTKMKEHEGSKRFANFLGWCLKFKWVPLVVAVLLLVGSVGAYMAMPKGAIDSSNAANLSVTLEYPSETPIDKVVEAGRRLEATLDKRSDIDWVLMQNGNSSDGAKYGEVSSPTLVTYLVDMKDGADAEKLIADVKAQRANFPGADLNAGVMDFASSSSGTQVLVDVTGNDLDAIAKGADDIVAAIKPIKDVLKVKTNQEQKKPVYTFELDPTKSSGQEIASQLQGLLNPIPLGSIAIDNRQTSVILQPSVDPKSESELNALTIMTPQGPAAVSSVAKLVKSEQASVYYHKDGKPYVRVIADVEPSQLSIVGKEITKKVNALKKAEGIAYTVGGASADQSSDFADLGIIMLVAIGIVYLIMVVTFKTLRAPLAILCSLPLAAIGAVVGLIVSNVSPDFTAVFGALMLVGIVVTNAIVLIDRVKQNEQRMSIRESLIEAASTRARPILMTAIATISAMLPLVFGSSESGSIVSQSLAIVVIGGLAAATLLTLVIVPCIYELFFFRKSKRQRSAINMEHAA; encoded by the coding sequence TTGAAGGGAGCAAACGAAGGAATGCAGTGGATGACGAAATGGGCTTTCAATAATAAAGCCGCAATGAAGCTTGTTGTGCTTATGGCACTGGCGATGGGGGTTGTCAGCTATTTCCGGCTGCCGATGGAGTTTCTGCCCGAAGCCGATAATCCGATGGTTACGATTGCAGCGATCGGACCCGGCTACGACGCCAAGTCAATGGAAACGGAAGTCACCTCGAAGCTGGAGGACGCCGTGCAGTTCGTGAAAGGCAAGAGCTTAATGACTTCATCATCCGGCAACGGGTTTTCCAAAATCGATCTAGCGTTCGATTCCAAGACGAACATGAAGGAAGCGAAAGCCGAGGTTGAGACGGCTATTCGTGCCGTGCAGCTGCCGGCGCGGGTGATGACGCCTTATGTGGTGCAGTTCAACACGTCGATGATTCCAATCTCTTGGGTATCGATCGGGCTTGACGGCGTGAAGGAAAGCGATCGGGAGAAGACAGAGAAGGATCTGGTCAATGCGTTCAAATCAATCGACGGCGCCGGCGAAGTGTCGCTGGGCGGCAAGTCGACGCCGAGCATCTCGGTTATTCCCGATATGTCCAAACTGTCGGCGAAGGGCGTGCCTTTCCAAGCGTTGATGGGTGTCCTGCAGGGCCGCGGCACGGCAGCCTCAATCGGAGAGAAAACGATCGACGGCGCCTCCGGCAACATTAACGTCGAAGCGAATATCAGCGATATCGATACACTTCGCAAGCTGCCTGTCGCACAAGGAGTTACGCTTGGCGATGTAGCGGATGTGAAGCTGGCGCAGCAACAGGAAAGCATCAGCAGCCTGGGCGGCAAGAATGTACTCATGCTGACAATCTCGAAGACGGCTAACGCGAACGCGGTTAAGGTCGGAGACGAAGTGCAGAGCACGGTCGACCGTCTGAGCAAATCGTATAAAGGCGTCGAAATCAAAGTGCTCTCAAGCACGTCCGAGCAGGTTGTGCATTCCGTGAACTCCATGCTCCGCGAAGTATTGATGGGCGCCTTGTTCGCAACAGTCGTCATTCTGCTGTTCATGCGCAATATTCGGGCGACGCTGGTAACCATCGTATCCATACCGCTGTCGCTTGGCATTACGCTCTATTTGCTGCAAGTGTCCGGCGTCACGCTGAACATTATCACACTGGGCGGTGTAGCGGTCGCCGTCGGCCGTCTCGTGGATGACAGCATCGTGGTCATCGAGAATATTTACCGCCGCCTGCAGAAAGAATCGTTCTCCGTCCAGCTCATTATGGACGCGACGAAGGAAGTGGCGACAGCCATCACGTCTTCCACGCTGGTAACCGTAGCGGTGTTCCTGCCGATGGGCCTGCTGCGCGGCTCCTTGCAGGCGTTCCTGCTGCCATTCGCGCTCACGGTGACGTATTCGCTGCTTTCATCCCTGCTGGTCGCATTGACCGTTGTGCCGATTCTCAGCGCGGTGCTTCTGCGCAATACGAAGATGAAGGAGCACGAAGGCTCCAAGCGTTTCGCGAATTTCCTCGGCTGGTGCTTGAAATTTAAATGGGTGCCGCTCGTTGTGGCGGTCTTGCTTCTGGTCGGTTCCGTCGGCGCATACATGGCTATGCCGAAGGGCGCGATTGATTCCTCCAATGCCGCCAACCTGTCGGTGACGCTGGAATACCCGAGTGAAACGCCGATCGACAAGGTCGTTGAAGCGGGACGCCGTCTGGAAGCAACGCTTGACAAACGGAGCGATATCGATTGGGTGCTGATGCAGAACGGCAACAGCTCCGACGGCGCAAAATACGGCGAAGTATCCTCGCCGACGCTCGTTACGTATCTCGTGGACATGAAAGACGGCGCTGACGCAGAGAAGCTGATCGCGGACGTGAAAGCGCAGCGTGCCAATTTCCCTGGCGCGGATCTGAATGCCGGCGTGATGGATTTTGCAAGCAGCTCAAGCGGCACGCAGGTGCTCGTCGACGTCACGGGCAATGATTTGGATGCGATCGCCAAAGGCGCGGACGATATCGTAGCCGCTATTAAACCGATCAAAGACGTGCTGAAGGTCAAGACGAATCAAGAGCAGAAGAAGCCTGTCTATACGTTCGAGCTGGATCCAACGAAATCAAGCGGCCAAGAAATCGCCTCGCAGCTGCAAGGCTTGCTGAATCCGATCCCGCTCGGTTCAATCGCGATCGACAACCGTCAGACGAGCGTCATTCTGCAGCCTTCAGTCGATCCGAAATCGGAGAGCGAGCTGAACGCGCTGACGATCATGACGCCGCAGGGCCCGGCAGCCGTATCGTCCGTGGCCAAACTGGTGAAGAGCGAACAGGCGAGCGTATACTATCATAAAGACGGCAAGCCGTACGTCCGGGTCATTGCGGATGTAGAGCCGAGCCAATTGTCCATCGTAGGCAAAGAAATTACGAAGAAAGTCAATGCCCTCAAGAAAGCGGAAGGCATCGCTTATACGGTCGGAGGCGCTTCGGCAGACCAGTCCTCCGACTTTGCGGATCTCGGTATAATCATGCTGGTCGCCATCGGGATCGTCTATCTGATCATGGTCGTCACGTTCAAGACGCTGCGCGCTCCGCTTGCGATTCTGTGCTCGCTGCCGCTGGCGGCAATCGGCGCCGTCGTCGGACTCATCGTCTCCAATGTGTCGCCGGATTTCACGGCCGTATTCGGCGCGCTGATGCTCGTCGGCATCGTGGTTACGAACGCGATCGTGCTCATCGACCGCGTCAAACAGAACGAGCAGCGGATGTCGATCCGCGAATCGCTCATCGAAGCCGCGTCGACGCGTGCCCGTCCGATCCTGATGACGGCGATCGCAACCATCTCGGCTATGCTGCCGCTTGTATTCGGTTCGTCCGAGAGCGGAAGCATCGTATCGCAAAGCCTCGCCATCGTCGTGATCGGCGGCCTTGCCGCAGCGACGCTGCTGACACTGGTCATCGTGCCGTGTATCTATGAACTATTCTTCTTCCGCAAATCGAAACGCCAGCGCAGTGCCATCAACATGGAACACGCGGCCTAA
- a CDS encoding YktB family protein, with protein sequence MTLDTVSGSPAFAGFTPDDFDVFAVPGLEPRMDALISRIRPKLNELGELLSPFLTELCGEEMFPHVAKHARRTINPPNDTWVAFAPGKRGYKMFPHFQIGLFGSHVFVQFAIIYESDNKSVFAEHALQQLDDIERHIPADYVWSSDHMVPGGDKQGELGREGLIKLLERLRTVKASEALCGIIIDRQDPVLANGDAFLAKVEETFRTVLPLYKMSF encoded by the coding sequence ATGACACTTGACACCGTTTCCGGCAGCCCCGCGTTCGCCGGGTTTACCCCTGATGATTTCGACGTATTCGCCGTGCCGGGCTTGGAGCCCCGGATGGATGCCCTTATATCTCGCATACGTCCCAAGCTGAACGAGCTTGGCGAGCTGCTTTCCCCATTTCTTACCGAGCTGTGCGGGGAAGAGATGTTCCCTCATGTTGCGAAACACGCTCGCCGTACCATTAATCCGCCGAATGACACCTGGGTCGCCTTCGCGCCGGGCAAACGCGGATACAAAATGTTCCCCCATTTCCAAATTGGACTGTTCGGCTCCCATGTATTCGTTCAGTTCGCCATTATCTATGAATCCGATAACAAGTCGGTCTTCGCCGAGCATGCCCTTCAGCAGCTGGATGACATCGAGCGGCATATTCCGGCCGATTACGTCTGGTCGAGCGACCATATGGTGCCAGGCGGCGATAAACAAGGCGAGCTCGGCCGCGAAGGCTTGATCAAGCTGCTGGAACGGCTTCGTACCGTGAAAGCGTCGGAAGCGCTCTGCGGCATCATCATCGACCGCCAGGATCCCGTCCTTGCGAACGGCGATGCTTTTCTGGCCAAGGTGGAAGAAACGTTCCGTACGGTGCTGCCGCTTTATAAGATGTCCTTCTAA
- a CDS encoding Gfo/Idh/MocA family protein, with amino-acid sequence MIRVGMLSYWHVHAWDYTKQVQENPNTEVAAVWDEIPARGQEAAAKLGVPFIADLDELLARTDIDAVVVDAPSNIHRDVMVKAARAGKHIFTEKVIAPTLREVNEILAAVREAKVKLTVSLPRLNDKYTLAAQEVLSKGLLGQLTQARVRLSHNGATADWLPKHFYNLEQTGGGALIDLGCHPMYLTRLFLGLPQSVSAAFGYVTGKEVEDNAVATLHYDNGAIGIVEAGFVNAHSPFCVEIHGTEGTLLYGLPDEVVRVKSNKLEAQEWVTIEQPANAISAFDQWVGHVLNNTEATENVGLAVDLTKLMEAATIANAEKRVVSLSELSN; translated from the coding sequence TTGGGACGAGATTCCGGCACGCGGCCAAGAAGCCGCAGCCAAATTGGGCGTTCCTTTCATCGCTGACCTGGACGAGCTGCTTGCCCGCACGGATATCGATGCGGTCGTTGTCGATGCGCCATCGAATATTCACCGCGATGTCATGGTGAAGGCTGCTCGCGCCGGCAAGCATATTTTCACGGAGAAGGTTATTGCCCCTACGCTTCGTGAAGTGAACGAAATTCTCGCAGCCGTTCGCGAAGCGAAGGTTAAACTGACGGTTTCCCTGCCGCGTCTGAACGATAAATACACGCTGGCCGCGCAAGAAGTGCTGAGCAAAGGCCTGCTTGGTCAATTGACGCAAGCGCGCGTACGCCTCTCTCATAACGGCGCAACTGCCGACTGGCTTCCGAAGCATTTCTATAACCTCGAGCAAACAGGCGGCGGCGCGCTGATCGATCTCGGTTGCCATCCCATGTACCTGACTCGCTTGTTCCTCGGCCTGCCGCAAAGCGTGAGCGCTGCTTTCGGTTACGTTACCGGCAAAGAAGTGGAAGACAACGCAGTTGCGACGCTTCACTATGATAATGGCGCGATCGGTATCGTCGAAGCTGGCTTCGTAAATGCACATTCCCCGTTCTGCGTGGAGATTCACGGCACGGAAGGTACGCTGCTGTACGGCTTGCCGGATGAGGTCGTTCGTGTGAAAAGCAACAAGCTGGAAGCGCAGGAGTGGGTTACGATCGAACAGCCGGCAAATGCAATCTCCGCTTTTGATCAATGGGTCGGCCACGTATTGAACAACACGGAAGCGACTGAAAACGTCGGCCTTGCCGTCGATCTGACGAAGCTGATGGAAGCTGCAACGATTGCCAATGCCGAGAAACGCGTCGTTTCCCTGTCCGAACTGAGCAACTAA